From Desulfovibrio legallii, one genomic window encodes:
- the thrC gene encoding threonine synthase: MTADFPAYRGRMEYVCLDCGARYPGDSLLYTCPQCGGVFLLENLDFDQLKARSGQEWRTLFDSRAASRTTALRGIFRYYELLAPLLEEDDIVYLGEGLTPIVEAAPALRALVGQPFAYKNDGQNPSASFKDRGMACAFSYLKWLCRRHNWDEVLTVCASTGDTSAAAALYAAYVGAPLKSVVLLPHGKVTPQQLSQPLGSGATVLELPGVFDDCMKVVELLAENYRVALLNSKNSWRILGQESYAYETAQWYGWNVADLCLFVPIGNAGNITAIMSGFLKLLDLGIITALPRVFGVQSEHADPVWRYYDAPAASRHWQPVTVQPSVAQAAMIGNPVSFPRVRRLAERFVEKGGPRAFQVVRVTEQQIMDAMLLANRHGHIACTQGGECLAGLRNARELGLMNDNEHALLDATAHALKFSGFQDMYFSDSFPPAYGVTPDKSLANRPELLLPEAERQDCSLEDFTRKGAAAVVRRLGLQKKG, encoded by the coding sequence ATGACCGCGGATTTTCCGGCCTACAGGGGCCGTATGGAATATGTCTGCCTGGACTGCGGGGCCCGTTACCCCGGCGACAGCCTGCTCTACACCTGCCCCCAGTGCGGCGGCGTCTTCCTGCTGGAAAACCTTGACTTTGACCAGCTCAAAGCCCGCAGCGGGCAGGAATGGCGCACGCTTTTCGACAGCCGCGCCGCCAGCCGCACCACTGCCCTGCGCGGCATTTTTCGCTACTATGAGCTGCTGGCTCCCCTGCTGGAAGAAGACGACATCGTCTACTTGGGCGAAGGCCTTACCCCCATCGTGGAGGCCGCTCCGGCCCTGCGCGCCCTCGTGGGCCAGCCCTTTGCCTACAAGAACGACGGCCAGAACCCCAGCGCGTCCTTTAAGGACCGCGGCATGGCCTGCGCCTTCAGCTATCTCAAATGGCTCTGCCGCCGCCATAACTGGGACGAAGTGCTCACGGTCTGCGCCTCCACGGGCGATACCTCCGCCGCTGCCGCCCTGTACGCCGCCTATGTGGGCGCGCCCCTCAAATCCGTGGTGCTGCTGCCCCACGGCAAGGTGACGCCCCAGCAGCTTTCCCAGCCGCTGGGCAGCGGGGCCACCGTGCTGGAACTGCCCGGCGTGTTTGACGACTGCATGAAGGTGGTGGAGCTGCTGGCCGAAAATTACCGCGTGGCCCTGCTCAATTCCAAAAACAGCTGGCGCATCCTGGGGCAGGAATCCTACGCCTACGAAACCGCCCAGTGGTACGGCTGGAATGTGGCCGACCTCTGCCTCTTTGTGCCCATCGGCAACGCGGGCAATATTACGGCCATTATGTCCGGCTTCCTCAAGCTGCTGGATCTCGGCATCATCACGGCCCTGCCGCGCGTCTTCGGCGTGCAGTCCGAACACGCCGATCCGGTCTGGCGCTACTATGACGCTCCCGCCGCCTCGCGGCACTGGCAGCCCGTTACAGTGCAGCCCAGCGTGGCCCAGGCCGCCATGATCGGCAACCCCGTGTCCTTCCCCCGCGTGCGCCGTCTGGCCGAACGTTTTGTGGAAAAAGGCGGCCCACGCGCCTTTCAGGTGGTGCGCGTCACCGAGCAGCAGATCATGGACGCCATGCTCCTGGCCAACCGCCACGGGCACATTGCCTGCACCCAGGGCGGCGAATGCCTGGCCGGCCTGCGCAACGCCCGCGAGCTGGGTCTTATGAACGACAACGAACACGCCCTGCTGGACGCCACAGCCCACGCGCTCAAATTCTCCGGCTTCCAGGACATGTATTTTTCAGACAGCTTTCCCCCGGCCTACGGCGTTACCCCGGACAAGAGCCTGGCCAACCGCCCGGAGCTCCTCCTGCCCGAAGCCGAACGCCAGGACTGCAGCCTCGAAGACTTTACCCGCAAAGGCGCTGCGGCCGTGGTCCGCCGCCTGGGCCTGCAGAAAAAGGGGTAG
- the plsY gene encoding glycerol-3-phosphate 1-O-acyltransferase PlsY, whose protein sequence is MLEALCIALAYALGSVPWGLVIAKTFCGVDPRLDGSRNTGATNVARLCGFGWGVVTLACDVLKGALPVWLALRVNPAPLFVSAVALACVLGHVFSCFMRFRGGKAVATSIGVFLPLAFWPLLAASLLCVLIIWRSGYVSLGSLALVTALPLGLCLTGQWAWLPLALCVWALVVWKHRENIARLRAGTEKTWRKGKK, encoded by the coding sequence ATGCTGGAAGCGCTGTGCATCGCCCTGGCCTATGCCCTTGGCTCCGTGCCCTGGGGCCTGGTCATCGCCAAAACCTTTTGCGGGGTGGACCCGCGCCTGGACGGCAGCCGCAACACCGGGGCCACCAATGTGGCCCGGCTCTGCGGCTTTGGCTGGGGCGTGGTCACCCTGGCCTGCGACGTGCTCAAGGGCGCGCTGCCCGTGTGGCTGGCCCTGCGCGTCAACCCCGCGCCCCTGTTTGTGAGCGCCGTGGCCCTGGCCTGTGTGCTGGGGCACGTTTTTTCCTGCTTCATGCGGTTCAGGGGCGGCAAGGCCGTGGCCACCAGCATAGGCGTGTTCCTGCCCCTGGCCTTCTGGCCCCTGCTGGCCGCCAGCCTGCTGTGTGTGCTGATTATCTGGCGAAGCGGCTACGTTTCCCTGGGTTCGCTCGCCCTGGTCACGGCCCTGCCCCTGGGTCTCTGCCTGACCGGCCAATGGGCCTGGCTGCCCTTGGCTCTCTGCGTCTGGGCCCTGGTGGTCTGGAAGCACCGCGAAAATATCGCCCGCCTGCGCGCCGGCACGGAAAAAACCTGGCGCAAGGGCAAAAAATAA